The DNA region CCTGGGTCCGGCACACCTAGAGGAATTACCGCCCCCTTCCTTGAGGTCATAtcccaatccacctggccacacctccctgcccctgccctagataaggcagggcggggcggggtcgccccttctcttgGCCATGCATTGTCTCCTCCGCTGGCCAGCAGttgggtaataaacttttctttcctgcctgaataccacgtggcattctcctttatctgctacctactttaataacttaCAAAAATGACCAAGTTTAGCTGCTCCCAAATTCCTGACCCACTGAAAATGTGAAATGATGAATGTTTGTTGTTTGAAGGCACTAAATTTGAGGTGTTTCGTTACATAGCAATTGGTAGTCATttattaatgaatgattttaccTCCACAAGAGTAAATATCAGCTGGTTATTGctgaatcatgcctgtaatcatgccTGTAGCtagttaagaggctgagatctgaggattgaggttcacagccagtccacaggaaagtgtgtgagactgtctacaattaaccagcaaaaaaaaaaaaaaaaaccacccaaaaaccTGGATTGGAAATAGGACTCAAGGTAGAGCACAAACTATAAGCAAAAAGCTGAGAGAATGTGTGGCCTGGAGTTAAacccctagtactggcacagggtggggaaaaaaatcactcaaaCAGAACAAATCTGGGTCCTTGATGACATCAGTGACTGCTACATGAACCAACCACATCACTGTTCTAATTTTTTGTCATGTGAGATTAATATACCTATAATATAACCCATGTTCCACAGAATAACTGTTGTTTGTAGCTGAAAACGTTCTTGCTACACTGTTGAAGGGATTGAAGCAAAGGTGGTATGATcaagtttacattttaaaaaattaattagtgtatcactttgacaataaataagaaaaaaagatcatgcaaataaaaaaattaattggtGCTCGCTTCAACAGCACatgtactaaaattggaacgatacagagaagattagcatgccCTCTGCACAAGGACACACAAATttgtgaagcattccatattttgtaaaaaaaaaaaatgaattcatgtgtttttttaatttatcctctcatatttttttaatttatcctctcacatttttatggttttttttttttttttttttttttggccagtcctgggccttggactcggggcctgagcactgtccctggcttcttcccgctcaaggctagcactctgccacttgagccacagcactgcttctggccgtttttctgtatatgtggtgctggggaatcgaacctagggcctcgtgtatccgaggcaggcactcttgccactaggctatatccccagccctatgggtttttttttaaatgaaagtctcactatgtagcccaagctggcctagaactcgtTATGTATCCTAAACTGGcatcaaactcacaatcttcctgtctcagcttcctgaattgtCTGGTTGCAGATAGACACCACCATGCTTGGTTGAAAATTCAGGAGTGGAGTCTCACCTCTGCTAATCTTGGACTCCATAATCAGAACTAGTCCTCTCACTGAGAAATGGTAGACTGGACACTGTAGTCCcttggtacatcacctttataataacaataaagtaaatttattttattttatttttattcattttttttttggccaatcctgggccttggactcagggcctgcactgtccctggcttctacccgctcaaggctagcactctgccacctgagccacagcgccccttctggccgttttccatatatgtggtgctggggaatcaaaccgagagcttcatgtgtaggaggcaagcactcttgccactaggccatattcccagcccagtaaattaattttaaaaagagaaaacctgGATAGAATTTTAAAAGCCTCCATTTGAGGTATTGGAGAACTATCAAGGACATTAAAACATCATgaggccatgatttttttttaaaaatttattttattataaaggtgatctacagaggggttacacttaacATAAATCAAGTACAGAATActctttttgtcagccatggggcttgaatttagggcctagacactgtccctgagctttttagctcaaggctagcattctaccactttgagccagagtaacacttccggttttctgggagttaactggagataagagtgtcacagactttctcgcccaggttgactttgaaccgtgatcctcatatctcagtctgctgagtagctaggattacaggcataagccattggcacccaacaagagtacatttctttttggacaatgttccccttccctcacttgctcccagattttccctcccatctccacccacaatttgtatagtgcattttcaacatagtgtctagtgagtaccactactgcatttgttcaccgtttgtccctccatttctgcacccccttaccctcccaaagacagataaatgaacaaacaagaccaaaaaaaaaagaaaatgaaaaacagctGCAAAGAGAAGCCTcgttgtttccatttctaggagttaattttgctaaatattattttgtatgatcagaggcacataggcattgcacctgtgtgctcttctaagaatatccttatttagtctcactctgtgtgaatgcctagagtatGAGGGCAAGatttaagaagaaaacaagtgTGCATTCGAGGTTACTGATCCTGTAAGGATCCTGCTAATTCCAGAAGAGACGATTAAAAAGCTGAGAAGATGAGCATAGCTTATGGTTAGATTCACAGGACTTCAGGACCCACCAAGGAGAAGGGACACTGATAAACACCACAAGCTTTAGGTAGCCATCTGCAAGCAATAGCTTAGGAATAAAGTAGATCGGACATTAGTCAGCCCTCCTGAAGACTGAAGTCCAGCTTGCCACTTCAGTCTGTGATTGAAGAAAGTCATCTGAAATTTCTGATACCCCTCACCATTACCAAGAGTAGTAAAATACCAACAGTGGGAGATTTTTCTCTCCATTAATATAGCAGTATTTATGCTCAAACTGGATCATTCAATGGCAAAGATGGAATCCAAAGATGGAAGCCTAAGGTCAGGCCTAGTCAAGCAGAGGACACAGTAGAGCAGAATAAAGTTGTGGCCAAATGAGAGGATCTGTCCATTGCAGTTCTCTGAAGACTTGAATCAGGCTGGAATTTCCTCTTCTAAAGTAGTGCTCTCGTATGGCTGTTAGAAAGAGGTATCAATTTCTTACCACGTGATCTTCTACATGAGGCTGTGTGAATATTCATGATACGACAGTTGAATTCCCTCAGAATcaatggttcaagtgacagaacaaGGAGGAAACCACCATACCTTTTATGACTAGTTTTCAGATGTCACATATTGTAATTGCAGCTGTATTCTATTCATTAAAGGTGGATTTTACATCCCCCATGTGTATAGGGGGGGTGctagtactaggtcttgaattcagggcctgggcactgtccctgagctttatatgCAAAGCTAACTCTctgacacttgagctacagctctacttccaactttttggtggttaattggagataagagtctcacagactttcctgcctgggctggctttgaaccataatactcacatctcagcctcctgagtagctaagattacaagtgtgagccaccagtgcctggctaggttttacctcctgagtactgggattgccAATGTACAACACTACACCTAGATCACTTACATTTTTATACTAATACAGGACATGTATTTTATAGAATCTTCCCTTATTGAATTGTAGGATCATATTCTACCTTAGTTTTTTGGGACGAATATGTGTAACTAATATATCCTTTTCAGTGAAGTCATATTAGGAAATACATTCCATTGGTTGTTTCACTACCACAGTGTTACACTTCTTCCATTTACTGTAATCAAAAGTCATTTGCaggacatccatgtttatcactgcacaattcacaatagccaaaatatggaaacaacccaggtgtaccactacagatgaatggatccaaaaaatgtggtacatgtacacaatggaatactgcatagcAATTAGAactgataaaataatggcattcacagggaaatggtcagatcttgaacaaataatgttgagtgagagagACAAGCTtataacacagagaacaaaggcacatagtctccctgatatgtggttgttaggGCGGGAGAGGGGAGATCAGTACAGAccatgtctgtaaaacaacaaacttcttttcaaatggtatttccacatgttttggtcagcgagtttacattatgtctctaaaaccaaaccatTACTGAATAAGCATAAATAGGTCTAGGACAGACctatcagaggttcacaagagctcaacaactacatacatatgattatataggaTGAAGCTAagcaagatgaactccaagagatggaaacaggaggattttattgttgtcgttaggTCTTacatactaggtgaatttcctgtggtgtaccccaggtggttactgtatatgattttggtacaatggatattgtatatatgcttatttgaactagggaagagaaagaacaatgagggagggaatagcaaatatgataagaaatgaattcactgccttactatgtaactgtaccccctctgtacatcaccttgtcaataaaatttaatttaaaaagtcatttgcaGAAAGACATTGTGAATCTATATAAATATCCtatcccctctcccccatcaTTAGTGTATCCTGGTGGTAGTAGCAATTGCATGAATTTATATATGcgtggtgtattttttttttgccagtcctggggcttggactcagggcctgagcactgtccctggcttctttttgctcaaggctagcactctaccacttgagctacagcgccacttctggctgttttctgtatatgtggtgctggggaattgaacccagggcttcatgtatataaggcaagcactcttgccactaggccatattcccagccccatgaatttatatatgttttaaaacTCATAAAACttaagcagggcaccagtggctcatgcctgtaatcctagcagctcaggagactgagatgtgatggtcacagctcaaagccagcctaggcagagcaATTTGGGAtactctcatatccaattaaccaccaaaatgctagaagtagagctgtgattcaagtggtagagcactaactttgagaagacagaagaaaagctcaggggtagtccccagaccctgaattctagccccagtacacacacacacacacacacacacacacacacacacacacacaccttgtaaaAATTTCCACCAACTAAATAAATTAGGGGAAAAGGGCTCTAATAGGCTAGTATTGCATGACTCAAAACATATCTACCTTCTGGATGCACTCCAAGGTTGTAAACTCTGCTCTTTAGTTTGTAGTACCCATATTAAACTACAGTGTCTTAAAATAATCTCACGTGTTGGAAGTCAGGATAGTGGTTTCCTTTGAGGAGGAGAGATAGACATTGACTGAAAACACATATAAGGACTTCTACAATGCTGGTAATTTCCTGTTTCTTATTCAGGTAGTCTAGGGTAACTAGCTGTCTGCTTTATCCAGGGccaaagggttttcttttttcttttttctttttttttttttttgccattcctggggtttgaactcagggcctgagcactgtccctggcttctttttgctcaaggttagcactttacctcttgagccacagtgcctcttctggctttttctgtgtatgtcgtgctaaggaatccaacccagggcttcgtgcatgctaggcaagctctctatcactaagccacatttccagcccccaaagtGTTTTCTAGGATATaaaacttcatgtatatgaggcaagtactctatcaatAGGCAATTTAGTGCTCTGTTATAGTTTGCCTCTTAAGTGTCCCCCCCAAAGCCTATGTGGTAAAGGTTGAATCTCCAGCATGGTGCTATGGGTAGGTAGTGGAACCTTTAAGAGTTGGAGGGAAGTGGAAGCTCTTCAGGTCATTGGAGGTATATCTTCCATTGGAAtagtatcagggctgggaatatggcctagtggtaaagtgctcacctcgtatacatgaagccctgggttcgattcctgagcaccacatatacagaaaaggccagaagtggtgctgtggctcaaatggcagagtgctagccttgagcaaaaagaagccagggacagtgctcgggccctgaatccaagccccaggactggcaaataaaaacccCCAATGGGATAGTAGGATTCTGAGCCCTTCTTtctcacctccagttctggccaTGGGGCGAATGATTTTTCTCAACACAGGCAACAGGGCCAAGCAGTTATGCACTGAAACATCCAAACTGTAagcaaaaataaacctttttgagttcttttgcttgtttgtttctttctttgatttgtgtgtatgttggggggggggtcctgaggcttgagctggACActgacctggacactgtccctgagcttttatacttatggcttgcactctaccacttgacaaaagctccacttccagcttttgctattGGGATAAgggttcacagactttcctgccctggctggcttgcaACCGAGACTGTATTATGGGAAGAATTGGGGTAGATTATACAGTCAACATGAATCAACCCCCCTCACCTACAGAAGCTTTGACACGATAAAGGTTCACTGAGTCATGCactggggctcaggcctgtaatctttgctattcaggaggctgagatctgaggagaggagttagaagctagccaggcaggaaaatcttttatctccaattacctaccaaaaagtagagctgtgacttaagtggaaaAACCAACTTGAAGCAAAAATTCTAAGatacagcacctaggtcctgagttcaatcctcagtactagcacacacagaaaagcatTAGAGAGCTATTCAATGACTATGACACACAATAAATTTAGATTTAATAAATTCAGAAAGTGAAAAGATCAAGGATATAGAACCATTTTCTATATTATGATCACGTGCTTCCAAACTAAGAGTTTTTATATTATAACCCAAAGAGGAGAATGAAGAAGACATAAGCCAgattactggtggctcacacttgtcatcctagcaacccaggaagctgagattttaggatcatggttccaagccatccCAAACAGAAAAATTCTTTATAGTCATATTTCTAGTcaacaccaaaaagttggaagtagaggtgtagctcaagtgatagaacaccagccctcAGCAGAAAGGGCTAAGTGAAAGCACTAGGCCTTTAGTTTAAGCCCCAATgctagcacgcacacacacagagaaattatcattttatttttaatattttcattaccaATATGAATAAAACCTAGAAACATgttcatgttaggcaagcactccaccagtcagctacatccccagcccttggcttgTGAAACTGTCCTAGTATGCATGCATTGTTCTCTTTTTTGTGTGACACTAGAATTTGAATTCACacccttgagcttgctaggcaggcactttaccactgagtcatgcctccagccttaagggtctcattatgtagacCAGGATGACCTGGTTAGTTTCTAATAAAACTCTCTTCCAGAcactggtatctcacacctgtattcctagctccttaggaggctgagatttgaggatcacagttcaaagccagccaggggaaggaaagtctgtgagactctgcagcttgaactctgggcctgggtgctgtccctgagctcttcagctcaaggttagtgctctaccacttgagccacagcaccacttctggttttctggtggttaattggagataagagtctcatggactttcttgcctgggctggctttgaactgtgatcctcagatctcagcctcctgaatagctaggattacaggcatgagccaccagtgctcggctatgaactgtttttgtttttcttaactgtatttttttttttttttggtgctgaggctcgaacccaggacgtcgcacttgctaggcaagcgctttgtcactgagctacatcccagccctgaactAGGTTTTTAAGGATCCTGAGGCAAGACAAAAATCTCAGATTTTCTGAGTGGACCCAAATGTGAATACTTGTGTCCTAAGTACAtacacagagaggcagagaaaagttagaaagaaaagaaggccacGCGAAGACACAGGCAGAGATTAGAATGACCTGGGTACAAGTTCAAAAACACCAGCAGCCACCCACACTGGAAGACAAGCACATGACACAGATCCTCCCCTAGAGTCTCTGGAGGCAGCCCAGCTCTGCCAATACTTTGATTGGGGATTTCTGTAGAATAAGCAACTGTGTGTTGCCTTAAGCCACTGTGTTTGGGGTAACATTACAGTAGCCACAGGAAACTGGTCTATCCATTCATACCCAATAGGTAGGCTGCTTATTAGGCCAGAACCATGAGGGGAAAAGAATACTGTGGGCACCCAGAGCTGGTAgcttatccctgtaatcctagctactcaggaggctgagatctaggatcacaaTTAGAAAATAGCCCAAgcataaagtccatgagacttttttctccaattaaccagcaaaatgctggacaggAAGATtggccagtggtagagtgccagccttgagcaaaataaggcaAGATGAAGAgtgaggccttgtgttcaagttctagtaccagcaccaaataaaagggaaaaggtgGGGCtccgtggtagaatgcttgcctagcttcACAAGGGCCTTGGTTCAATTTGCATCCACAGGATGGTTGTGATTCATCATATGATCACCAGATGGCAGCGCTATGCAGGCGATAGTAAGGAAACTGGTTCTGGATTTCACATTACATtaacacctcccctccccctttattttctttccttttctttattaattttttgagcACCAGTAGTGGGGATTAGATTCAGTACATGTGCACTGTTCCGtagcagtttctttttcttcttgttttttgtcagtcatggggcatgaactcagggtctgggcactgtccctgagctcttttactcaagggtagtcCTCTACCATTGTGAACCACtgcacaacttccagttttctggtggttaattagagttaagaatctcacggactttcctgctccagctagcactgaaccacagtcctcagccttctgagtagctaggattacaggtgtgagtcactagcgcCTGACTTCCCTTACCACTTTCaatcaaagctagtactctctATACCagtgagcaatagctccacttctggatttttagtagtttattggtgatccAAATGTCACAAAATTTCctaacctggctggctttgaaccttgatcttcagatctcagactcttgagtagctaggattacaggtatgagccagtggcacctgggcCCTCCCCCACTTTAGAGAGCTCATTTCCTTTCATCTCTCCTGCCAACTAAGCCAGAATTGTGTTTATGCCTCCCTAGAGCAGCAGGGTTGGGCCTTGGACATCTTTAAGTATTTTAGATTATAGAAATTAGATTGGGCTTCTCAATAAGACTCCAATAACTCAGGAAATAATAGGGAGAATCAACAAACGGAactacatcaaattaaaaagctctGTACAAGAAATGATTCCCAGAGGGAAGAGGCAGCTGGTAGAATGGGAAGAAATCTTTGTCATCTATACATCTAACAGGAAATTCATATCTGGAATACATAAAGAACTAAAAAAtccacaaaagaacaaataatctaaATGATAGGTATAACAATAGATCAGAtctcaaaaaatataaatgtcCAATGAATACATTTTCAAATGTTCAGCATCTTTactcatcagggaaatgcaaaacaaaacaacattgagggccgGGACTCGGGGGCCGGGACTCGCCGCTCGCACGCCCTTGGGCCACAGCCAGCTCGCTTCTCCCTTCCGCTTCCGACGCGCCATCTGCTCAGCCGGTGGATGTGCGGCAATAACATGTCTGCCCCGCTGCCCGCCGTCGTGCCCGCCGCCCGCAAGGCCACCGCCGCGGTTATTTTCCTTCATGGACTGGGAGATACTGGGCACGGATGGGCAGAAGCCTTTGCAGGTATCAGAAGTTCACATATCAAATACATCTGCCCACATGCGCCAATTATGCCTGTTACATTAAATATGAATATGGCTATGCCTTCATGGTTTGATATTATTGGGCTTTCACCAGAATCCCAGGAAGATGAATATGGAATTAAGCAGGCATCAGAAAATGTAAAAGCTTTGATAGAGCAAGAGGTAAAGAATGGCATTACTTCTAACAGAATTATTTTAGGAGGATTTTCTCAGGGAGGAGCTTTATCTTTATACACTGCTCTCACCATGCAGCAGAAACTGGCAGGCGTCACTGCACTGAGTTGCTGGCTTCCACTTTGGACTTCCTTTCCACAGGGTCCTATAAGTGGCGCTAATAGAGATATTTCTATTCTCCAGTGCCATGGGGATTGTGATCCTTTAGTTCCCCTAATATTTGGTTCTCTGACTGttgaaaaactgaaaacattgGTCAATCCAGCCAATGTGACTTTCAAAACATATGAAGGCATGATGCACAGTTCATGTCAAGAGGAAATGATGGATGTCAAGCAATTCATTGAtaaactcctacctccaattgaTTGATGTCACTAAGAGGCCTTGTATGGAAGTACACCAGCATCATTGTAGTTGATTATAAACCTTCTCCCATGCCTGATCTTAAAACTTATAATGTTTGCAGTGGTAAATGTTTTGCAAATACACACAATGATTCAGACTCAATAATGTCTCCCCATGGGAAATTTATGATCAAAGTTTCTATACATGTATTTGTATAAGATAATCCAGAATATACTAGTATTAAAATAAGTGAAGCCattagcttctttttcctcaaatgtaattcagcaaaataaaagacTGCAGAGTTTTTattacatcattaaaaataactAGTATTCTTAAAGAAAATTTGTTCAGATATTAATAAGCAGTTAAGGTATAAATGATGTATTAGTGCTATG from Perognathus longimembris pacificus isolate PPM17 chromosome 28, ASM2315922v1, whole genome shotgun sequence includes:
- the LOC125343491 gene encoding acyl-protein thioesterase 1-like, whose amino-acid sequence is MCGNNMSAPLPAVVPAARKATAAVIFLHGLGDTGHGWAEAFAGIRSSHIKYICPHAPIMPVTLNMNMAMPSWFDIIGLSPESQEDEYGIKQASENVKALIEQEVKNGITSNRIILGGFSQGGALSLYTALTMQQKLAGVTALSCWLPLWTSFPQGPISGANRDISILQCHGDCDPLVPLIFGSLTVEKLKTLVNPANVTFKTYEGMMHSSCQEEMMDVKQFIDKLLPPID